One window of Triticum dicoccoides isolate Atlit2015 ecotype Zavitan chromosome 5A, WEW_v2.0, whole genome shotgun sequence genomic DNA carries:
- the LOC119298069 gene encoding probable purine permease 11: MADASAGNNAGSTSNAEVQIQIPAGPPKAEPGAPSKNSGAKNWRWWMMVSVDVFFVVAGQTSATLLGRYYYHQGGSSNWISMFVQTAGFPILFLALLCFPKSSGGGGASGDAPVAKVAVIYVVLGLVIAADDMMYASGLKYLPVSTYSLICASQLAFNVIFSYVLNSQKLTGLIFNAVILLTLSDALLGVNHDETEDMSGMPRGKYLMGFLLTLGASGTYSLILSLMQLTFENVIKKHTYMAVLNMQIYMALVATIASMVGLFASGEWRMMTEEMDTFRSGQFSYFMTLVWTAVSWQITSVGVVGLVFEVSSLFSNVICIVSLPIVPPFAVLIFHDTMDGIKIISMLIAAWGFVSYLMQHFIDDKKARKAAAGG; encoded by the exons ATGGCCGACGCCAGCGCCGGCAACAATGCGGGCAGCACGAGCAACGCCGAGGTCCAGATACAGATCCCTGCAG GGCCACCCAAAGCCGAGCCGGGGGCACCATCCAAGAACTCCGGCGCCAAGAACTGGCGGTGGTGGATGATGGTGTCGGTGGACGTCTTCTTCGTCGTCGCCGGCCAAACGTCCGCGACGCTGCTGGGGAGGTACTACTACCACCAGGGCGGCAGCAGCAATTGGATATCAATGTTCGTGCAGACCGCTGGCTTCCCCATACTGTTCCTCGCCCTCTTGTGTTTCCCCAagtcgtccggcggcggcggcgccagcggCGACGCCCCGGTCGCCAAGGTCGCGGTGATCTACGTTGTCCTGGGGCTCGTCATAGCCGCCGACGACATGATGTACGCCAGCGGCCTCAAGTACCTCCCGGTCTCCACCTACTCGCTCATCTGCGCCAGCCAGCTGGCCTTTAACGTCATCTTCTCCTACGTGCTCAACTCGCAGAAGCTCACCGGCCTGATCTTCAACGCCGTGATCCTGCTGACGCTGTCGGACGCGCTCCTCGGGGTGAACCACGACGAGACGGAGGACATGAGCGGCATGCCTCGGGGCAAGTACCTCATGGGCTTCCTGCTGACGCTGGGGGCGTCGGGCACCTACTCGCTCATCCTCTCCCTCATGCAGctcaccttcgagaacgtgatcaaGAAGCACACCTACATGGCCGTGCTCAACATGCAGATATACATGGCGCTCGTCGCCACCATCGCGTCCATGGTCGGCCTCttcgccagcggcgagtggaggatgATGACGGAGGAGATGGACACCTTCCGCTCTGGCCAGTTCTCCTACTTCATGACGCTGGTGTGGACAGCCGTGTCCTGGCAGATCACCTCTGTCGGGGTGGTGGGGCTCGTTTTCGAGGTCTCCTCCCTCTTCTCCAACGTCATCTGCATCGTGTCGCTGCCCATCGTGCCCCCCTTCGCCGTGCTCATTTTCCACGACACCATGGATGGGATAAAGATCATATCCATGCTCATCGCCGCCTGGGGGTTCGTTTCCTATCTCATGCAACACTTCATCGATGACAAGAAAGCTAGGAAGGCGGCAGCTGGTGGCTAG
- the LOC119298063 gene encoding probable purine permease 11 has translation MADASAGNNAGSRSNAEVQIQIPAGPPKAEPGAPSKNSGAKNWRWWMMVSVDVFFVVAGQMSATLLGRYYYHQGGSSKWISTFVQTAGFPILFLALLCFPKSSGGGGASGDAPVAKVAVIYVVLGLVIAADDMMYANGLKYLPVSTYSLICASQLAFNVVFSYVLNSQKLTGLIFNAVILLTLSDALLGVNHDETEDMSGMPRGKYLMGFLLTLGASGTYSLILSLMQLTFENVIKKHTYTAVLNMQIYTALVATIASMVGLFASGEWRMMTKEMDTFRSGQFSYFMTLVWTAVSWQITSVGVVGLIFEVSSLFSNVISTVSLPIVPLFAVLIFHDTMDGIKIISMLIAAWGFVSYLMQHFIDDKKARKAAAGG, from the coding sequence GGCCACCCAAAGCCGAGCCGGGGGCACCATCCAAGAACTCCGGCGCCAAGAACTGGCGGTGGTGGATGATGGTGTCGGTGGACGTCTTCTTCGTCGTCGCCGGCCAGATGTCCGCGACGCTGCTGGGGAGGTACTACTACCACCAGGGCGGCAGCAGCAAGTGGATATCAACGTTCGTGCAGACCGCTGGCTTCCCCATACTGTTCCTCGCCCTCTTGTGTTTCCCCAagtcgtccggcggcggcggcgccagcggCGACGCCCCGGTCGCCAAGGTCGCGGTGATCTACGTCGTCCTGGGGCTCGTCATAGCCGCCGACGACATGATGTACGCCAACGGCCTCAAGTACCTCCCGGTCTCCACCTACTCGCTCATTTGCGCCAGCCAGCTGGCCTTCAACGTCGTCTTCTCCTACGTGCTCAACTCGCAGAAGCTCACCGGCCTGATCTTCAACGCCGTGATCCTGCTGACGCTGTCGGACGCGCTCCTCGGGGTGAACCACGACGAGACGGAGGACATGAGCGGCATGCCTCGGGGCAAGTACCTCATGGGCTTCCTGCTGACGCTGGGGGCGTCGGGCACCTACTCGCTCATCCTCTCCCTCATGCAGctcaccttcgagaacgtgatcaaGAAGCACACCTACACGGCCGTGCTCAACATGCAGATATACACGGCGCTCGTCGCCACCATCGCCTCCATGGTCGGCCTCttcgccagcggcgagtggaggatgATGACGAAGGAGATGGACACCTTCCGCTCCGGCCAGTTCTCCTACTTCATGACGCTGGTGTGGACGGCCGTGTCCTGGCAGATCACCTCCGTCGGGGTGGTGGGGCTCATCTTCGAGGTCTCCTCCCTCTTCTCCAACGTCATCAGCACCGTGTCGCTGCCCATCGTGCCCCTCTTCGCCGTGCTCATTTTCCACGACACCATGGATGGGATAAAGATCATATCCATGCTCATCGCCGCCTGGGGGTTCGTTTCCTATCTCATGCAACACTTCATCGATGACAAGAAAGCTAGGAAGGCGGCAGCTGGTGGCTAG
- the LOC119300136 gene encoding probable purine permease 11: MADASAGNNAGSTSNTEVQIQIPAGPPKAEPGAPSKNSGAKNWRWWMMVSVDVFFVVAGQTSATLLGRYYYHQGGSSKWISTFVQTAGFPILFLALLCFPKSSSGGGASGDAPVGKVAVIYVVLGLVIAADDMMYASGLKYLPVSTYSLICASQLAFNVVFSYVLNSQKLTGLIFNVVILLTLSDALLGVNHDETEDMSGMPRGKYLMGFLLTLGASGTYSLILSLMQLTFENVIKKHTYTAVLNMQIYTALVATIASMVGLFASGEWRMMMEEMDTFRSVQFCYFMTLVWTAVSWQITYVGVVGLVFEVSSLFSNVISTVSLPIVPLFAVLIFHDTMDGIKIISMLIAAWGFVSYLMQHFIDDKKARKAAAGGYYSIYMVLGALGINIFALFQPNLLAART; this comes from the exons ATGGCCGACGCCAGCGCCGGCAACAATGCGGGCAGCACGAGCAACACCGAGGTCCAGATACAGATCCCTGCAG GGCCACCCAAAGCCGAGCCGGGGGCACCATCCAAGAACTCAGGCGCCAAGAACTGGCGGTGGTGGATGATGGTGTCGGTGGACGTCTTCTTCGTCGTCGCCGGCCAGACGTCCGCGACGCTGCTGGGGAGGTACTACTACCACCAGGGCGGCAGCAGCAAGTGGATATCAACGTTCGTGCAGACCGCTGGCTTCCCCATACTGTTCCTCGCCCTCTTGTGTTTCCCCAAGTCGTCCAGCGGCGGCGGCGCCAGCGGCGACGCCCCGGTCGGCAAGGTCGCGGTGATCTACGTCGTCCTGGGGCTCGTCATAGCCGCCGACGACATGATGTACGCCAGCGGCCTCAAGTACCTCCCGGTCTCCACCTACTCGCTCATCTGCGCCAGCCAGCTGGCCTTCAACGTCGTCTTCTCCTACGTGCTCAACTCGCAGAAGCTCACCGGCCTGATCTTCAACGTCGTGATCCTGCTGACGCTGTCGGACGCGCTCCTCGGGGTGAACCACGATGAGACGGAGGACATGAGCGGCATGCCTCGGGGCAAGTACCTCATGGGCTTCCTGCTGACGCTGGGGGCATCGGGCACCTACTCGCTCATCCTCTCCCTCATGCAGctcaccttcgagaacgtgatcaaGAAGCACACCTACACAGCCGTGCTCAACATGCAGATATACACGGCGCTCGTCGCCACCATCGCCTCCATGGTCGGCCTCttcgccagcggcgagtggaggatgATGATGGAGGAGATGGACACCTTCCGCTCCGTCCAGTTCTGCTACTTCATGACGCTGGTGTGGACGGCCGTGTCCTGGCAGATCACCTACGTCGGGGTGGTGGGGCTCGTCTTCGAGGTCTCCTCCCTCTTCTCCAACGTCATCAGCACCGTTTCGCTGCCCATCGTGCCCCTCTTCGCCGTGCTCATTTTCCACGACACCATGGATGGGATAAAGATCATATCCATGCTCATCGCCGCGTGGGGGTTCGTTTCCTATCTCATGCAACACTTCATCGATGACAAGAAAGCTAGGAAGGCGGCAGCTGGTGGCTATTATAGTATATATATGGTCCTTGGTGCGCTAGGAATTAATATTTTTGCTCTCTTCCAACCTAATCTGTTAGCTGCGAGGACCTAG
- the LOC119298065 gene encoding probable purine permease 11, translating to MADASAGNNAGSTSNSEVQIQIPAGPPKAEPGAPSKNSGAKNWRWWMMVSVNVFFVVAGQTSATLLGRYYYHQGGSSKWISTFVQTAGFPILFLALLCFPKSSGGGGASGDAPVAKVVVIYVVLGLVIAADDMMYANGLKYLPVSTYSLICASQLAFNVVFSYVLNSQKLTGLIFNAVILLTLSDALLGVNHDETEDMSGMPRGKYLMGFLLTLGASGTYSLILSLMQLTFENVIKKHTYTAVLNMQIYTALVATIASMVGLFASGEWRMMTKEMDTFRSGQFSYFMTLVWTAVSWQITSVGVVGLIFEVSSLFSNVISTVSLPIVPLFAVLIFHDTMDGIKIISMLIAAWGFVSYLMQHFIDDKKARKAAAGG from the exons ATGGCCGACGCCAGCGCAGGCAACAATGCGGGCAGCACGAGCAACTCCGAGGTCCAGATACAGATCCCTGCAG GGCCACCCAAAGCCGAGCCGGGGGCACCATCCAAGAACTCCGGCGCCAAGAACTGGCGGTGGTGGATGATGGTGTCGGTGAACGTCTTCTTCGTCGTCGCCGGCCAGACGTCCGCGACGCTGCTGGGGAGGTACTACTACCACCAGGGCGGCAGCAGCAAGTGGATATCAACGTTCGTGCAGACCGCTGGCTTCCCCATACTGTTCCTCGCCCTCTTGTGTTTCCCCAagtcgtccggcggcggcggcgccagcggCGACGCCCCGGTCGCCAAGGTCGTGGTGATCTACGTCGTCCTGGGGCTCGTCATAGCCGCCGACGACATGATGTACGCCAACGGCCTCAAGTACCTCCCGGTCTCCACCTACTCGCTCATTTGCGCCAGCCAGCTGGCCTTCAACGTCGTCTTCTCCTACGTGCTCAACTCGCAGAAGCTCACCGGCCTGATCTTCAACGCCGTGATCCTGCTGACGCTGTCGGACGCGCTCCTCGGGGTGAACCACGACGAGACGGAGGACATGAGCGGCATGCCTCGGGGCAAGTACCTCATGGGCTTCCTGCTGACGCTGGGGGCGTCGGGCACCTACTCGCTCATCCTCTCCCTCATGCAGctcaccttcgagaacgtgatcaaGAAGCACACCTACACGGCCGTGCTCAACATGCAGATATACACGGCGCTCGTCGCCACCATCGCCTCCATGGTCGGCCTCttcgccagcggcgagtggaggatgATGACGAAGGAGATGGACACCTTCCGCTCCGGCCAGTTCTCCTACTTCATGACGCTGGTGTGGACGGCCGTGTCCTGGCAGATCACCTCCGTCGGGGTGGTGGGGCTCATCTTCGAGGTCTCCTCCCTCTTCTCCAACGTCATCAGCACCGTGTCGCTGCCCATCGTGCCCCTCTTCGCCGTGCTCATTTTCCACGACACCATGGATGGGATAAAGATCATATCCATGCTCATCGCCGCCTGGGGGTTCGTTTCCTATCTCATGCAACACTTCATCGATGACAAGAAAGCTAGGAAGGCGGCAGCTGGTGGCTAG
- the LOC119298068 gene encoding probable purine permease 11, which yields MADASASNNAGSTSNAEVQVQIPAGPPKAEPGAPSKNSGAKNWRWWMMVSVDVFFVVAGQTSATLLGRYYYHQGGSSKWISTFVQTAGFPILFLARLCFPKSSGGGGANGDAPVAKVAVIYVVLGLVIAADDMMYASGLKYLPVSTYSLICASQLAFNVVFSYVLNSQKLTGLIFNAVFLLTLSDALLGVNHDETEDMSGMPRGKYLMGFLLTLGASGTYSLILSPMQFTFENMIKKHTYTAMLNMQIYTALVATIASMVGLFASGECRMMTEEMDTFHSGQFSYFMTLVWTAVSWQITSVGVVGLVFEVSSLFSNVISTVSLPIVPLFAVLIFHDTMDGIKIISMLIAAWGFVSYLMQHFIDDKKARKAAPGG from the exons ATGGCCGACGCCAGCGCCAGCAACAATGCGGGCAGCACGAGCAACGCCGAGGTCCAGGTACAGATCCCTGCAG GGCCACCCAAAGCCGAGCCGGGGGCACCATCCAAGAACTCCGGCGCCAAGAACTGGCGGTGGTGGATGATGGTGTCGGTGGACGTCTTCTTCGTCGTCGCCGGCCAGACGTCCGCGACGCTGCTGGGGAGGTACTACTACCACCAGGGCGGCAGCAGCAAGTGGATATCAACGTTCGTGCAGACCGCTGGCTTCCCCATACTGTTCCTCGCCCGCTTGTGTTTCCCCAagtcgtccggcggcggcggcgccaacgGCGACGCCCCGGTCGCCAAGGTCGCGGTGATCTACGTCGTCCTGGGGCTCGTCATAGCCGCCGACGACATGATGTATGCCAGCGGCCTCAAGTACCTCCCGGTCTCCACCTACTCGCTCATCTGCGCCAGCCAGCTGGCCTTCAACGTCGTCTTCTCCTACGTGCTCAACTCGCAGAAGCTCACCGGCCTGATCTTCAATGCCGTGTTCCTGCTGACGTTGTCGGACGCGCTCCTCGGGGTGAACCACGACGAGACGGAGGACATGAGCGGCATGCCTCGGGGCAAGTACCTCATGGGCTTCCTGCTGACGCTGGGGGCGTCGGGCACCTACTCGCTCATCCTCTCCCCCATGCAGTTCACCTTCGAGAACATGATCAAGAAGCACACCTACACGGCCATGCTCAACATGCAGATATACACGGCGCTCGTCGCCACCATCGCCTCCATGGTCGGCCTCTTCGCCAGCGGCGAGTGCAGGATGATGACGGAGGAGATGGACACCTTCCACTCCGGCCAGTTCTCCTACTTCATGACGCTGGTGTGGACGGCCGTGTCCTGGCAGATCACCTCCGTCGGGGTGGTGGGGCTCGTCTTCGAGGTCTCCTCCCTCTTCTCCAACGTCATCAGCACCGTGTCGCTGCCCATCGTGCCCCTCTTTGCCGTGCTCATTTTCCATGACACCATGGATGGGATAAAGATCATATCCATGCTCATCGCCGCCTGGGGGTTCGTTTCCTATCTCATGCAACACTTCATCGATGACAAGAAAGCTAGGAAGGCGGCACCTGGTGGCTAG